The following DNA comes from Pelotomaculum isophthalicicum JI.
GCATGAAATCTACGGAGTCAATTATATTGAGGCAAATATTTCACATAAATCCAGGTTCCCTAAATTAATGGCCTTTGCAAATGCCCAAAATTACAGAACAAATTTTGGTATTGACACCATAATTACTATCTGCTAAAATAATATCGAACATAAGTTCGGGGGCAGGGCAAATGGTCAAACATTTTACCTGCCCAAAATGTTTGCCATAGCCCTCCTCGCTTCAATCAAAAACAACGGCTGAAGGCGCTTTTTAGCAGGCTTTCCCGGAAAGGAGGTGAACCATATGGCTGTAAACAAGGTCCCCGCCGCTTCAACACTCAGGCTGGAACTACGCGTGGGTGTCAGCGCCAGCGGCAACCCGGTTATCCGTAACAAGAACCTGGCCAACGTCAAATCCACAGCGTCCGACCAGGATCTGTATGACGTCGCGGCAGCGCTGGCCGCCCTGCAGCAGTACCCGCTGAACGGCATTTCGCGCGTCGACAACGCCCAACTGGTTCAGGCTTAGATAAACCGGATCAGTATCCGGCAATTGTGATTGATTGATAAACATCACAACTAATCAACAAAATAACGAAGAAAGGAGAAGGTTTCCGGCAGTTGCCCGTCAAACAGGGCGTCCAAGTGTCACCGGCATGCCCGGCATAGAGCTTTCAGACATGTTGAAAAACGCAACTGCCTCCCGTGTAGTCGGACGGGGGATATATTCGAACTAATAGTTCATATATATTTTGGAAACCGGTAAACGGATTGGCTACTACGACTGACCAGACCCTGCGCATGGTTTTCCGCAACCAGGAAGGTAAAAACGTTACCATTACCTTGGACAATCCCAAGGAAAACTTGACTGCGGCAGAAATCGAGACAGCCATGGACTTGGTTATCGCCCGGAACATCTTTACCAGCACGGGCGGAGACATTGTCGCCAAGCAGGACATCAGGGTTATCAGCAACACCACAAACGATCTGTATGACCCGCCCGCCTAGAATCCGGGCGTTCATATAAAGGTGGGGGCAGGTCCCCCGCCGCATCTAATTAAAAGGGGTGATTTAACTGGAAACTATCC
Coding sequences within:
- a CDS encoding DUF1659 domain-containing protein, translating into MAVNKVPAASTLRLELRVGVSASGNPVIRNKNLANVKSTASDQDLYDVAAALAALQQYPLNGISRVDNAQLVQA
- a CDS encoding DUF2922 domain-containing protein, whose product is MATTTDQTLRMVFRNQEGKNVTITLDNPKENLTAAEIETAMDLVIARNIFTSTGGDIVAKQDIRVISNTTNDLYDPPA